A region from the Kosmotoga arenicorallina S304 genome encodes:
- the cas6 gene encoding CRISPR-associated endoribonuclease Cas6 → MRIKISLKGLRNKAFKRDHYYQLSSVVYNMLREANPEYSKWLHQKGYEDGYKHFKFFNISKLIIRKENYQLTGTNNELILLKEDTAYFYVSSPIEEFLTNLVSYLLAKDTFKLGDHIVYIDRAVALPNPPISENITFKSITPIVITKKHSDYRTPFFIRAYQDPEEFDEYITKNALEKYKILTGKNANLSLNVDREYLKKKANRTVVKIQLKENQTLFGSLVPVKAKGDPAILNFLYDVGLGEKNSQGMGMVEIAGYRF, encoded by the coding sequence ATGAGAATCAAAATCAGCCTAAAAGGTCTTCGGAACAAAGCGTTCAAAAGAGATCATTATTATCAATTGTCCTCGGTCGTATATAACATGCTCAGGGAAGCTAATCCAGAATATTCAAAATGGCTACACCAAAAAGGCTATGAAGACGGGTATAAGCATTTCAAATTTTTCAACATCTCTAAATTGATAATCAGGAAAGAAAACTACCAGCTAACAGGTACCAACAACGAACTGATATTACTAAAAGAAGATACTGCCTACTTTTATGTTTCCTCACCCATAGAAGAATTCCTTACAAACCTGGTTAGTTATCTTCTTGCTAAAGACACCTTCAAGCTTGGGGATCATATAGTTTATATTGATCGGGCAGTTGCGCTGCCAAATCCTCCAATTTCTGAAAACATAACTTTCAAATCTATCACTCCCATAGTAATAACAAAAAAACACTCTGATTATAGAACACCGTTTTTCATAAGGGCCTATCAAGATCCAGAAGAATTTGACGAATACATAACCAAAAACGCTTTAGAGAAATACAAAATATTGACAGGGAAAAATGCTAATCTCTCGTTAAACGTTGATAGGGAATACCTCAAGAAAAAAGCAAACAGAACCGTAGTAAAAATCCAGCTCAAAGAAAACCAGACGCTTTTTGGATCATTGGTACCTGTAAAAGCAAAAGGTGACCCCGCTATCTTGAACTTCCTATATGATGTGGGGCTTGGCGAAAAGAACTCTCAGGGAATGGGAATGGTAGAAATTGCAGGATATCGCTTCTAA
- the cas4 gene encoding CRISPR-associated protein Cas4, whose translation MDLLQRQPRIGGNAINYYYTCKTQLWFFLHNISMEDTSEYVALGKLLQETYSEGEEKDIQFDEISLDILKPLKEVVEIKRSSEIKEAHIYQLKYYLYYLKTRYGLTGFTGKLTYPNIHKTMKISLKPDDERELQEAIKEITKIFYLKTMIPPKYKKICRKCSYFELCFS comes from the coding sequence ATGGACTTGCTTCAAAGGCAACCAAGAATTGGGGGGAATGCAATTAATTACTATTACACATGCAAAACCCAGCTCTGGTTTTTCCTCCATAATATATCTATGGAAGATACTTCTGAATATGTTGCCCTTGGTAAACTTCTCCAGGAAACATACAGCGAAGGCGAAGAAAAAGATATCCAATTCGATGAAATCTCTCTCGATATCCTTAAGCCCTTGAAAGAAGTTGTCGAAATAAAAAGAAGCAGCGAAATCAAAGAAGCGCATATTTACCAGCTCAAATATTACCTTTACTATCTAAAAACCCGCTATGGCCTAACAGGATTCACAGGGAAACTAACTTACCCCAATATTCATAAGACAATGAAAATTTCTTTGAAGCCAGACGATGAAAGAGAACTGCAAGAAGCGATAAAGGAAATCACAAAAATCTTTTATCTAAAAACCATGATCCCGCCAAAATACAAAAAAATATGTAGAAAATGCTCCTACTTTGAACTCTGCTTTTCATAG
- the cas2 gene encoding CRISPR-associated endonuclease Cas2, translating into MKIILVYDVNEKRVSKVLKFLRKFLVWVQNSVFEGQLTYSELERLKVSLKKLINEKEDSVVIFSFSESIDLKKQIIGIDKSEDERTI; encoded by the coding sequence ATGAAAATAATCCTTGTGTACGATGTGAACGAAAAACGAGTTTCGAAGGTATTAAAGTTTCTCAGGAAATTTCTGGTTTGGGTCCAGAATTCCGTTTTTGAAGGCCAGTTGACGTATTCAGAACTTGAAAGGCTAAAAGTTTCCCTGAAAAAGCTGATAAACGAAAAAGAAGACTCGGTTGTCATCTTTTCATTTAGCGAATCGATAGATTTAAAGAAGCAAATTATTGGCATCGACAAATCCGAAGACGAAAGGACAATTTAA
- a CDS encoding MG2 domain-containing protein, producing the protein MKRITSIVLLILAIATVSFSFEVLNSYGKYLEGIFYEYVPAINKIPMMISPELYEEKISVKVYHLSQENLFGAVRLSDISLPDSPSTETEFTARWGSRIKLSEELLGNFSFVQITTDKMSRKLIYLKKTLSPKAIVSGNKIVLKVWNRVNSRVVNAFEIYNVKSGALLGSTTSGELALSEVVMDELLLIKAGELYYVWRPENLQKSAPPKTIAFVFTDRPAYKAGETIHYRVFLRKVSNEGYELTDIATVTMIILDPLKREFQRDVVTLDDFGAADGKIETNKEITRGSYMIKLEWLEDGNRREYTHYINIADYKKPIFEISVKGKDYYRTGKPITFEVSADYYFGGPVANGEVAYTIYKNGAFVDTGSTRLNNNGFAVVGYSKSIEPGDYSALITVSDESGMELQQMVYFKVIDAPYRYAVQSKIESKVLYLKIKTISVSDEPVSASFNCSVWYKETYYSEEQKKSTSTRFYIFDSVVKTDENGNVNIAIPVKTVPSGKVLYITLDASDFGEPKAFLEEPLIKPSTYVEPPKKLVEIKEIQPVKPGEDCEIIINTAKNLDMWLIADFGGKIITRSFTTNEGSNYLWLKVPEGFGFGSFPITFVTMSKSETITINKTVAIKDFYKDHNITITSEKRYAPGQEATLKIKTTDNNGNPVETSVTLAVISRALLDLFEKGKDTWLETYSSGFKVGPVTYELLNLDYFNDDMYPSISNLIDYTLDYYTAAESKIPLVMELGTRVDMAESKAVEGEALPPSSLEYRKKFSDTALWSILFTDKNGEATVTFTLPDDLDRWTIRALSSTKGGGFSYSTSEFETWKPLTITSFLPEFFISGDEVATNYVITNYTDKPLQLNYLFKQNNEPVAGSFELLSGDSTSLSFRFKVKELYAFAEDEVLTLSFAVYNDEINDAVENSIPIKPRYIYSESRKKFLLTGEMDFVVPENTYGTLIINNSIGRLLFEGIKYLVKYPHGCVEQTMSRVMPLIAAKDLLEYASEDFKNKTNEYLKAGIDKLYGYQHYDGGWGWWKDDLSNNFMTAYVMYGFYHAQNAGVEISRNVLERGISYLSKNRSDPMVNYVYALYSNIFGYTFKISDSQIENFKNASAASKVLLALTFCEMGNTAKASEILNQMIVEYDLDNPKFSSFHHLIDDDIIIALMLEASIKAKLDEKVISDLANKLLERNIGGRWRRTVSTSIATLILNGFTNKLSKDITVTIKGNGIDLQLTPDKPNSLEIRSGSYHITSSEPVWISFSGKSYTPPEKYKPVSKSVKISRILRKIQYIEEGSLKGEPVEPEIFSPYYIKLANIIRLDKTNIGSIKLYPDTTIFGNELTIENSEIVLGEYHLGYYVYGDLLGKTSEDTVIFRLSSTRLLKITIAKREPKLNVGDTIISEIHINTDTPYLIVEDTLPAGSLLMKTGKSNFGNNNKGKFFWYSYLTFTESRYDRVSYYFKYIDYSMLKTEYKLIAPGSYLIPPAMAWGMYDEDKYFGSTEPLIITVEER; encoded by the coding sequence ATGAAACGCATAACGAGCATTGTATTACTTATCCTTGCAATAGCAACTGTGTCTTTCTCTTTCGAAGTGCTCAACAGTTATGGAAAATACCTGGAAGGCATTTTCTACGAATATGTTCCCGCGATAAACAAAATACCCATGATGATTTCACCCGAGCTTTATGAAGAAAAAATATCAGTAAAGGTTTATCACCTTTCCCAGGAAAACCTATTTGGAGCTGTTCGTCTCTCCGACATATCCCTTCCTGATTCTCCTTCAACTGAAACTGAATTTACTGCAAGATGGGGCTCAAGAATCAAGCTATCAGAAGAATTGCTGGGAAATTTCTCTTTTGTGCAAATAACAACAGACAAAATGAGCAGAAAGCTCATCTATCTCAAAAAAACGCTTTCGCCAAAGGCTATTGTTTCGGGCAACAAAATAGTATTGAAAGTATGGAACAGAGTAAACTCCAGAGTCGTAAACGCCTTTGAAATTTATAACGTCAAAAGCGGAGCTCTTCTTGGAAGTACCACCAGCGGTGAACTAGCCCTTAGCGAAGTTGTCATGGACGAACTCCTTCTAATAAAAGCGGGTGAACTGTATTATGTATGGCGCCCGGAAAACTTGCAAAAAAGTGCTCCACCCAAAACCATAGCCTTTGTCTTCACAGATAGACCAGCATACAAAGCAGGAGAAACCATTCATTACAGAGTCTTCCTGAGGAAAGTATCAAACGAAGGATACGAACTAACGGACATAGCTACTGTTACCATGATAATACTTGACCCCTTAAAGAGGGAATTTCAGCGAGATGTGGTTACGCTGGACGACTTTGGCGCGGCAGATGGCAAAATCGAAACTAACAAGGAAATAACAAGAGGCTCATATATGATAAAGCTTGAATGGTTGGAAGATGGAAACAGAAGAGAATACACCCATTACATAAACATAGCAGACTATAAAAAACCCATCTTTGAAATATCCGTAAAGGGCAAGGATTATTACAGAACCGGGAAACCCATCACCTTTGAAGTTTCAGCTGATTACTACTTTGGTGGTCCTGTTGCAAATGGCGAGGTCGCGTACACAATATACAAAAACGGAGCTTTCGTAGATACCGGCTCTACCAGACTGAACAACAACGGTTTTGCAGTAGTTGGCTACAGCAAAAGCATCGAGCCTGGAGATTATTCTGCCTTAATTACAGTTTCAGATGAAAGCGGGATGGAACTCCAGCAAATGGTCTATTTCAAAGTCATCGATGCACCTTATCGATATGCTGTTCAGAGCAAAATAGAGAGCAAAGTGCTTTATCTTAAAATAAAGACTATATCCGTATCAGATGAACCGGTGAGTGCGAGCTTCAATTGTTCCGTGTGGTATAAGGAAACTTATTACTCAGAAGAACAAAAAAAATCAACCTCCACTCGCTTTTACATATTCGATTCAGTTGTAAAGACCGATGAAAACGGAAATGTGAACATAGCAATACCGGTCAAAACGGTCCCTTCAGGCAAAGTGCTCTACATAACCCTTGACGCTTCAGATTTTGGAGAGCCGAAAGCCTTTTTGGAAGAACCGCTCATAAAGCCTTCTACATATGTCGAGCCACCAAAGAAACTCGTTGAGATAAAAGAGATACAACCCGTTAAGCCAGGGGAAGACTGTGAAATAATTATAAACACCGCAAAAAACCTTGATATGTGGCTCATAGCAGATTTTGGTGGCAAGATCATCACCAGGAGCTTTACCACCAACGAAGGTTCAAATTATCTCTGGTTGAAAGTCCCGGAAGGTTTCGGCTTTGGCAGCTTCCCGATAACCTTTGTTACCATGAGCAAATCTGAAACCATTACCATCAATAAAACTGTCGCGATAAAGGATTTTTATAAAGACCACAATATAACCATTACATCAGAAAAAAGGTATGCCCCGGGCCAGGAAGCGACCTTGAAGATAAAAACAACGGATAACAACGGCAACCCCGTCGAAACATCCGTAACCCTTGCCGTTATTTCCCGTGCCCTTCTTGATCTATTCGAAAAAGGCAAAGACACATGGCTGGAAACCTATTCCTCAGGTTTCAAGGTCGGACCTGTAACATACGAACTTCTGAACCTGGACTATTTCAATGATGACATGTACCCCTCAATTTCAAACCTCATAGACTATACCCTTGATTATTACACTGCTGCGGAATCGAAAATCCCTTTGGTAATGGAATTAGGGACAAGAGTAGACATGGCTGAATCAAAAGCCGTGGAAGGTGAAGCTTTGCCACCATCTTCTCTGGAATACAGAAAAAAGTTCAGCGACACAGCCCTATGGTCAATACTGTTCACAGATAAAAACGGAGAAGCAACCGTTACCTTTACCCTTCCTGACGATCTTGACCGCTGGACTATCAGAGCGCTTTCGTCAACAAAGGGTGGGGGCTTCTCCTACAGCACATCAGAATTTGAAACATGGAAACCTTTGACTATTACAAGCTTCCTGCCTGAATTCTTCATCTCAGGAGACGAAGTGGCTACCAATTATGTGATAACCAACTACACTGACAAACCCCTTCAATTGAATTACCTGTTCAAGCAAAACAATGAACCCGTTGCCGGGAGCTTCGAGTTGCTTTCCGGTGATTCGACATCTCTTTCTTTCAGGTTCAAAGTAAAGGAACTATATGCTTTCGCAGAAGACGAAGTGCTCACACTCTCCTTCGCCGTTTACAACGATGAGATAAACGATGCGGTGGAAAATTCTATACCTATAAAACCCCGGTATATCTATTCGGAGAGCAGAAAAAAATTCCTCTTAACAGGCGAAATGGATTTTGTTGTTCCTGAGAATACCTATGGAACACTAATAATAAACAACTCAATTGGAAGATTACTCTTTGAGGGCATAAAATATCTGGTCAAATATCCCCATGGCTGCGTGGAACAAACAATGAGCCGTGTTATGCCACTTATTGCTGCGAAGGATTTGCTTGAATACGCCAGCGAAGATTTCAAAAATAAAACCAACGAATACCTAAAAGCCGGTATCGATAAACTGTACGGCTATCAGCACTACGACGGCGGCTGGGGCTGGTGGAAAGACGACCTTTCTAATAATTTCATGACGGCGTACGTCATGTACGGCTTCTATCACGCCCAAAATGCTGGTGTGGAAATCAGCAGGAACGTTCTTGAAAGAGGTATTAGCTATCTCTCAAAAAACAGGTCAGATCCAATGGTAAACTACGTATACGCACTTTACAGCAACATATTTGGATATACCTTCAAGATTTCCGATAGCCAGATCGAAAATTTCAAAAATGCCAGTGCAGCTTCCAAAGTGCTTCTTGCCCTTACATTCTGTGAAATGGGCAATACAGCGAAGGCTTCAGAAATCCTGAACCAAATGATTGTTGAATACGATCTGGATAATCCGAAATTTAGCAGCTTCCACCATCTGATTGATGACGATATAATCATTGCACTGATGCTTGAAGCATCTATAAAAGCAAAGTTAGATGAAAAAGTAATTTCTGATCTCGCTAATAAACTTCTTGAAAGAAACATAGGCGGGAGATGGAGAAGAACCGTATCAACAAGCATCGCAACTTTAATACTCAATGGTTTTACCAATAAACTCAGCAAAGATATAACAGTAACCATAAAAGGCAATGGAATAGACCTTCAATTAACTCCTGACAAACCGAATTCCCTTGAAATACGCTCCGGTAGCTATCACATTACATCCTCTGAACCCGTCTGGATAAGCTTCTCCGGGAAAAGCTATACCCCGCCAGAAAAATACAAACCGGTAAGCAAAAGCGTCAAGATCTCCAGAATCCTCAGGAAAATCCAGTACATAGAAGAAGGATCGTTGAAGGGAGAACCAGTGGAACCGGAAATCTTCTCGCCCTACTACATAAAATTAGCCAACATTATAAGGCTGGACAAAACAAACATTGGCTCAATAAAACTCTATCCTGATACCACAATATTCGGAAACGAGCTAACTATTGAAAATTCGGAGATTGTGTTGGGGGAATACCATCTGGGTTATTATGTCTATGGAGACCTACTGGGGAAGACCTCTGAAGATACGGTGATATTCAGATTGAGCAGTACCAGACTTCTTAAAATCACCATTGCAAAGCGTGAACCAAAATTAAATGTCGGCGATACAATCATCTCAGAAATTCACATAAACACTGATACCCCATACCTTATAGTAGAAGACACCCTTCCTGCCGGTTCATTGCTGATGAAAACAGGTAAAAGCAATTTTGGCAATAACAACAAAGGGAAGTTCTTTTGGTATAGCTATTTAACTTTCACCGAATCAAGGTATGACAGGGTATCCTATTACTTCAAGTACATTGATTATTCAATGCTCAAAACTGAATACAAGCTTATCGCACCCGGGTCATATCTGATACCCCCGGCTATGGCATGGGGAATGTACGATGAAGATAAATACTTTGGAAGTACCGAACCGTTAATAATCACAGTGGAGGAAAGATAA
- the cas7i gene encoding type I-B CRISPR-associated protein Cas7/Cst2/DevR: protein MDVKALCWAHLAKVSIGNANASFTEGNIQTSKKITAPNGLEFNYISSQCQRHGMKERIAEKGFKLSTPIDADVETTLGDPVTYIDDDLFGYLKTDTNKRRTSPLRITPLVSLFPYKGDRDLLTKTRRAADRGGNLVETEIYRNIFRGGGLLELDRVGRFDSSEVAENSSLDTTSETKIERVLTVLDVLKNFWAGGKQTNFLTDLSPKFIVFALLKEKVPFLLEYIKVDEKGTILAEPIVEAINNYDDIIDQVVIGTTSVLDCSEIESISSPKVSVVSLNEAFGMVKDRIKNIYSE from the coding sequence ATGGATGTAAAAGCATTATGTTGGGCACACTTAGCAAAGGTATCAATTGGTAATGCGAACGCGAGTTTCACAGAAGGGAATATTCAAACATCAAAAAAAATAACAGCACCAAACGGGCTTGAGTTTAACTATATCTCATCCCAATGCCAACGCCATGGAATGAAAGAAAGAATTGCCGAAAAAGGGTTCAAGCTTTCTACACCTATCGATGCTGATGTTGAAACCACTTTAGGTGACCCTGTTACTTATATCGATGACGACCTTTTTGGATATCTGAAAACAGATACAAACAAAAGAAGGACATCACCTCTCAGAATTACACCTTTGGTTTCTCTCTTTCCGTATAAGGGAGATCGCGACCTTCTTACAAAAACCAGAAGGGCTGCAGACCGTGGTGGAAATCTTGTTGAAACCGAGATTTACAGAAACATTTTCAGAGGAGGCGGACTTTTAGAACTCGATAGAGTTGGAAGATTCGATTCATCTGAGGTTGCCGAAAACTCCTCCTTGGATACAACCAGCGAAACAAAAATAGAAAGAGTTCTGACCGTTCTTGATGTACTTAAAAACTTCTGGGCAGGCGGAAAACAAACCAACTTCCTTACTGATCTTTCACCAAAATTCATTGTTTTCGCCTTGCTCAAAGAAAAAGTTCCCTTTCTCCTTGAATACATAAAAGTGGATGAAAAAGGGACCATATTGGCTGAACCCATTGTTGAAGCTATTAACAACTACGATGACATAATTGATCAAGTTGTAATCGGTACTACATCAGTACTCGACTGCAGCGAAATTGAAAGCATAAGTTCTCCAAAAGTCTCTGTCGTATCTCTCAATGAAGCTTTCGGTATGGTAAAAGATAGAATCAAAAATATCTACTCTGAGTGA
- the cas1b gene encoding type I-B CRISPR-associated endonuclease Cas1b: MRYIKKNYFVFSSGTLKRKDNTIALEKESGKRKYIPIEKIQSLYFFGEINFNSRLLAFLSQQQIALHVFNRNGWYVGSFAPRKQKVSGKLLTEQVKAYIERDRRITYAKEFITSAMHNMIRILKRSEKNISTQTLEQAKEKIKITNSINEIMSVEGEFRQKYYPLLAKISGQEFTGRKKQPPVGKLNSLISFGNTLLYTETLNKIYQTQLDPTISYLHEPSEMRFSLALDISEIFKPLIVDRLITNLLNKKMLTDKDFDENLNSTLLNESGKKKFINAFQDFLETTIMYPKLKRKVSYATLIRLECYKIIRSLVGGEDYEGLKMWW; encoded by the coding sequence GTGAGATATATCAAAAAGAATTACTTCGTATTTTCGAGTGGTACGCTTAAAAGAAAGGACAATACTATTGCACTTGAAAAAGAATCCGGCAAAAGGAAATACATTCCCATAGAAAAAATCCAGTCGTTATATTTCTTTGGTGAAATCAATTTCAATTCAAGGTTATTAGCCTTCCTTTCACAGCAGCAAATTGCGCTTCACGTGTTTAACAGAAACGGTTGGTATGTGGGAAGTTTTGCCCCAAGAAAGCAAAAAGTTTCAGGAAAGCTTCTGACAGAACAGGTAAAAGCGTATATTGAAAGAGACAGACGAATAACTTATGCAAAAGAATTTATTACCTCAGCTATGCATAACATGATCCGAATTTTAAAACGGTCAGAGAAAAATATAAGCACACAAACCCTGGAACAGGCAAAGGAAAAAATCAAAATAACCAATTCAATAAATGAAATCATGTCTGTTGAAGGAGAATTTCGCCAGAAATACTATCCTTTGCTTGCCAAAATTTCCGGTCAAGAATTCACAGGCAGAAAAAAACAGCCGCCTGTTGGAAAGCTAAATAGCCTTATTTCTTTTGGTAATACGCTGCTGTATACCGAAACACTGAATAAAATTTACCAAACTCAGTTAGACCCCACTATAAGTTACTTGCATGAACCTTCAGAAATGCGCTTTTCGTTAGCGCTCGACATCTCAGAAATTTTCAAGCCACTTATAGTAGACAGGCTTATTACAAATCTATTGAACAAGAAGATGCTCACAGATAAAGATTTCGACGAAAACCTTAATTCAACGCTGTTAAACGAATCCGGAAAAAAGAAATTTATAAACGCCTTTCAAGACTTTCTTGAAACAACGATTATGTATCCTAAATTAAAAAGGAAAGTCTCCTATGCAACCCTTATCAGGCTTGAATGCTACAAAATAATACGCTCATTGGTTGGTGGCGAAGATTATGAAGGGTTAAAAATGTGGTGGTGA
- the cas5 gene encoding CRISPR-associated protein Cas5, which translates to MKVLRVKLRAYTASFRKPQNMKIQDSFPFPPPTSIIGLFGAAMGVKHDQALERFENSLMGIKVNGSLAKGYDLWKIKKTDKGRKNTFKSLVKRQFYYFPEYTIYLLDKEEILQRLYKALKAPKYALSLGRDDELITHVNPEFIEGNFAMQGEIENVVIKGLLKPGQITLSKLNNQPIKKLSVYRVTKNFQINSRKGYRTPVGYCEYTFVDVKVKYFGELLCIHDEYIPLWRWSE; encoded by the coding sequence ATGAAAGTTCTAAGGGTTAAACTACGGGCCTACACCGCTTCTTTCAGAAAACCCCAGAACATGAAAATACAGGATTCTTTTCCATTCCCTCCACCCACAAGTATCATAGGGCTTTTTGGCGCCGCAATGGGGGTGAAACATGATCAGGCACTTGAACGCTTTGAAAATTCTCTTATGGGAATAAAAGTAAACGGAAGTCTTGCAAAAGGTTATGACCTCTGGAAAATTAAAAAAACGGATAAAGGCAGAAAAAACACTTTTAAGTCATTGGTGAAGAGGCAGTTTTACTATTTTCCAGAGTACACGATATACCTTTTAGACAAAGAAGAGATTTTGCAAAGATTATATAAAGCCTTGAAAGCTCCTAAATATGCTCTAAGCTTGGGAAGGGATGATGAGCTAATTACCCATGTAAACCCGGAATTTATCGAAGGAAATTTTGCAATGCAGGGCGAAATAGAAAACGTCGTTATAAAAGGCCTTTTGAAACCCGGACAGATAACTCTATCAAAATTGAATAACCAGCCAATTAAGAAACTTAGCGTATATAGGGTAACAAAGAATTTCCAAATTAACTCGCGAAAAGGATACAGAACCCCGGTTGGTTATTGCGAATATACATTTGTCGATGTAAAAGTGAAGTACTTTGGAGAGTTGTTGTGCATTCATGATGAATATATTCCACTTTGGAGATGGTCAGAATGA
- a CDS encoding CRISPR-associated helicase/endonuclease Cas3: MIEAKPGISLTEHTIAVLNYAVKEFKKAHISLVINIPKQELFEAIVLSCAFHDLGKGVKEFSFSEKKNFSHALASAVLANSSLPESPLKDYIIFAILGHHGTRSKDLFSNHRNQKMTLKLPDLIKEYDNIRNYINSNCKICMPELNLKTCAPAETIDRVLKAFWDGKGNWYLHSIILGILNLADWKASEGYKQNPFTLPNFTTKPLREFQKLSLTGKDTIITAPTGRGKTLASLNWWKSTNRKHLTYILPTVTTVEAMYETLEKEFGENTGLIHGNLSYYLYANMEISEEYHTKKFWMKHFEMPVTVATLDQLLLAGLNWGRWEPKIINIASGAVVFDELHFSQPFTFGITLEIIKKLKKLGIPICVMSATLPRYMLKKLKEVLDNPVTIRDEEGLKEKRIEIKGICPGSLTHKIVEEFDAGKKTLICCNTVKYAQELYSRLKKFVPEEELILYHGRFSTEDRIKLLNKITHDNPRVVVATQVVEISLNIDYDVLFTELAPIDSLIQRFGRVNRFGRKKGDVYLFPFRKNSRSVYDKLIVSQTLNQLKSKRTPSQEELLEIAEEVFRQSQKDIQKRIENGIAKAKYIESVNAKIFSMEISERFHDDLLREGLRSITIIPEEFRDQEMSIMELLGKQIRVPLSRDLMREITRDLEKGKGILFAKINYDSELGYIGISDDPEII; the protein is encoded by the coding sequence ATGATAGAAGCCAAACCGGGTATTTCCTTAACCGAACACACGATAGCGGTACTAAACTACGCTGTAAAAGAATTTAAAAAAGCACATATCTCATTGGTGATCAATATCCCCAAACAAGAATTATTCGAAGCGATTGTTCTCTCGTGCGCTTTTCATGACCTTGGAAAAGGGGTTAAAGAATTCTCCTTTTCGGAAAAGAAAAATTTCTCTCATGCTCTCGCTTCCGCAGTACTTGCCAATAGCTCTCTGCCTGAATCACCACTAAAGGATTACATAATCTTTGCCATACTTGGGCACCATGGAACAAGATCAAAAGATCTGTTTTCAAACCATAGAAACCAAAAGATGACCCTAAAATTGCCTGATTTAATAAAAGAATACGACAATATAAGGAACTATATAAATAGCAACTGCAAAATTTGCATGCCGGAATTAAATCTAAAAACCTGTGCGCCTGCCGAAACAATTGACAGGGTACTTAAAGCTTTCTGGGATGGAAAAGGAAACTGGTATTTGCATTCTATAATTTTAGGAATTTTGAATCTTGCTGATTGGAAAGCATCAGAAGGATATAAGCAGAACCCCTTTACTCTTCCAAACTTCACAACAAAACCCCTTAGAGAATTTCAAAAACTCTCACTTACAGGGAAAGACACGATAATAACAGCACCAACCGGAAGAGGCAAAACTCTTGCTTCATTAAATTGGTGGAAATCCACAAATCGGAAACACTTAACATACATTCTCCCAACAGTTACCACTGTGGAAGCGATGTACGAAACCTTAGAAAAAGAATTTGGGGAAAATACCGGTTTGATACACGGCAACCTCAGCTACTATTTATACGCTAATATGGAAATTTCCGAGGAATATCACACAAAAAAATTCTGGATGAAGCATTTTGAAATGCCCGTTACAGTTGCTACACTGGATCAACTCCTTTTAGCAGGGCTTAATTGGGGTAGGTGGGAGCCAAAGATAATAAACATAGCATCAGGCGCAGTTGTATTTGATGAATTGCATTTCAGTCAACCCTTTACTTTCGGGATAACCTTAGAAATAATTAAAAAACTCAAGAAGTTAGGCATACCTATCTGTGTAATGAGCGCAACACTGCCCAGATATATGCTTAAAAAGCTTAAGGAAGTGCTGGATAATCCTGTAACAATAAGAGATGAAGAGGGACTAAAAGAAAAGAGGATAGAAATCAAAGGTATTTGCCCGGGTTCATTAACCCATAAAATCGTTGAAGAATTTGATGCAGGCAAAAAAACATTGATCTGCTGCAACACAGTAAAATATGCCCAGGAGCTATACTCAAGGCTCAAAAAGTTTGTTCCGGAAGAAGAGCTTATTCTTTATCACGGGAGATTCAGCACTGAAGACAGAATAAAATTATTGAACAAAATAACGCACGATAACCCGAGAGTAGTAGTTGCAACTCAAGTAGTTGAAATAAGCCTTAACATAGACTACGATGTATTGTTTACTGAACTTGCCCCAATTGACTCTCTCATACAAAGATTTGGAAGGGTAAATAGGTTTGGTAGAAAAAAAGGAGACGTCTATCTGTTCCCCTTTAGGAAAAATTCTCGATCGGTCTATGATAAACTCATTGTTTCTCAAACATTGAATCAACTCAAATCAAAACGCACACCCTCTCAGGAAGAACTCTTAGAAATTGCTGAAGAGGTATTCAGGCAATCACAAAAAGACATACAAAAACGTATAGAAAATGGGATTGCCAAGGCAAAATACATTGAATCTGTGAATGCCAAAATATTCTCTATGGAAATAAGCGAACGCTTCCATGACGACCTGTTAAGGGAAGGATTGAGATCCATAACAATTATCCCCGAAGAATTCAGAGATCAAGAGATGAGCATAATGGAGCTTCTCGGAAAACAAATAAGAGTTCCTCTCAGCAGAGACCTTATGCGCGAAATCACAAGAGATTTAGAAAAGGGAAAAGGAATTCTCTTCGCGAAGATAAATTATGACTCCGAGCTTGGTTATATAGGGATTTCTGATGACCCAGAAATAATATGA